A stretch of Polypterus senegalus isolate Bchr_013 chromosome 3, ASM1683550v1, whole genome shotgun sequence DNA encodes these proteins:
- the si:ch211-142k18.1 gene encoding uncharacterized protein si:ch211-142k18.1 isoform X1, whose translation MAMQTACGSPNRAKTLQCWLLLIALGANLVPGRVSQSADGENDIGSGDHAVLHNISSGGEARRIPRKTVAAKPASPLGQCSVTFHIARPSGVSTGCTSHKLNTPNWQEELDHIKRLVHKNEATIKGLFSTINKDIGKEPYRDIITGVLLGIKEDNVRFEEMMKKMMVEFETQRGGDFVGSLFDFEKVQEEVRLTADLLHSTADIANHLERGAQELYSQLTKLQPDHSNRERVPPSSSSSSSPCSWRGCV comes from the exons GCCAAGACACTGCAGTGCTGGCTGCTGTTGATAGCACTTGGAGCCAACCTGGTACCTGGCAGGGTTTCACAAAGTGCAGATGGTGAAAATGACATTGGCTCCGGGGATCATGCGGTACTTCATAACATCAGCAGTGGAGGAGAAGCTAGGAGAATTCCAAGAAAGACGGTGGCAGCCAAGCCAGCATCCCCTTTAGGTCAGTGTTCTGTCACCTTCCACATCGCCAGACCTTCTGGTGTCTCCACAGGCTGCACTTCCCACAAGCTCAACACTCCCAACTGGCAGGAGGAACTCGACCACATTAAGAGACTTGTCCACAAGAACGAGGCCACCATTAAGGGCCTCTTCTCCACCATCAATAAGGATATCGGAAAGGAGCCGTACAGAGACATCATCACAGGTGTGCTACTGGGAATCAAAGAGGACAATGTCAGGTTTGAGGAGATGATGAAGAAAATGATGGTGGAGTTTGAAACTCAACGAGGGGGTGACTTTGTAGGATCCCTCTTTGATTTTGAAAA AGTTCAAGAAGAGGTGCGTCTTACGGCAGACCTGCTGCACTCCACAGCGGACATTGCCAACCATCTCGAGCGGGGGGCTCAAGAGCTTTATTCCCAGCTGACTAAACTCCAGCCTGACCACAGCAACAGAGAGCGAGTccccccctcctcctcctcctcttcctccccttGCTCCTGGAGGGGATGTGTCTGA
- the si:ch211-142k18.1 gene encoding uncharacterized protein si:ch211-142k18.1 isoform X2, which yields MAMQTACGSPNRAKTLQCWLLLIALGANLVPGRVSQSADGENDIGSGDHAVLHNISSGGEARRIPRKTVAAKPASPLGQCSVTFHIARPSGVSTGCTSHKLNTPNWQEELDHIKRLVHKNEATIKGLFSTINKDIGKEPYRDIITEFKKRCVLRQTCCTPQRTLPTISSGGLKSFIPS from the exons GCCAAGACACTGCAGTGCTGGCTGCTGTTGATAGCACTTGGAGCCAACCTGGTACCTGGCAGGGTTTCACAAAGTGCAGATGGTGAAAATGACATTGGCTCCGGGGATCATGCGGTACTTCATAACATCAGCAGTGGAGGAGAAGCTAGGAGAATTCCAAGAAAGACGGTGGCAGCCAAGCCAGCATCCCCTTTAGGTCAGTGTTCTGTCACCTTCCACATCGCCAGACCTTCTGGTGTCTCCACAGGCTGCACTTCCCACAAGCTCAACACTCCCAACTGGCAGGAGGAACTCGACCACATTAAGAGACTTGTCCACAAGAACGAGGCCACCATTAAGGGCCTCTTCTCCACCATCAATAAGGATATCGGAAAGGAGCCGTACAGAGACATCATCACAG AGTTCAAGAAGAGGTGCGTCTTACGGCAGACCTGCTGCACTCCACAGCGGACATTGCCAACCATCTCGAGCGGGGGGCTCAAGAGCTTTATTCCCAGCTGA